In a single window of the Ruminococcus albus 7 = DSM 20455 genome:
- a CDS encoding ABC transporter substrate-binding protein — protein sequence MKRKKLLSLSLAFILGASILTSCSVSEAGSDVSTADANNVKGSYKYGKIDIPGKDGALCGAPIYIAYENGYFADEGFDVNLISADFETRKIGLNNGSIPIVNGDFQFFPSIENGIDVKVVDGLHEGCIKFAVRPDSDISTVDDLKNKKIGVDEIGGTPHQVASLWLENAGISADPSAGEVTFLPYSDGNLEFEALANGEIDVAALWDPLGSIHEKAGDVKIIFDLGKDPYFENHFCCFLYASNKVLNDDPEEVAALLRAYRKAQEWLYEHPEEAVDIIINKNYASIEDKELAVELIKSYGFPSAAEHDENWDSHVESDVKYFVDGLAKIGYLKSDPDQFAKDIYQKVEVQK from the coding sequence TTGAAAAGGAAAAAATTATTATCACTCTCACTTGCATTTATCTTAGGTGCAAGCATTTTAACATCCTGCTCGGTAAGTGAGGCAGGCAGTGATGTCAGCACAGCTGATGCGAACAATGTAAAGGGATCTTATAAATACGGCAAGATAGACATACCTGGCAAGGATGGCGCACTTTGCGGAGCCCCTATCTATATCGCTTATGAAAATGGTTATTTTGCAGACGAGGGCTTTGATGTGAACCTTATTTCAGCCGATTTTGAAACGAGAAAGATAGGTCTTAATAATGGTTCTATCCCGATAGTAAACGGCGACTTTCAGTTTTTCCCTTCTATTGAAAACGGCATAGATGTTAAGGTGGTTGACGGGTTGCACGAGGGATGCATAAAGTTTGCTGTTCGTCCCGATTCGGACATAAGCACTGTAGATGATCTCAAGAACAAGAAAATAGGTGTTGATGAGATAGGCGGTACACCGCATCAGGTAGCTTCGCTGTGGCTTGAAAATGCAGGAATATCCGCAGACCCGTCCGCAGGAGAAGTAACGTTCCTACCATACTCGGACGGAAATCTTGAATTTGAAGCACTTGCAAACGGTGAGATAGATGTTGCGGCACTATGGGATCCGCTAGGCTCTATACACGAAAAGGCAGGCGATGTGAAGATAATCTTCGATCTCGGAAAAGATCCTTACTTTGAGAACCATTTCTGCTGCTTTTTATATGCATCTAATAAAGTCTTGAATGATGACCCCGAAGAGGTCGCTGCACTGCTTAGGGCTTATCGCAAAGCGCAGGAGTGGTTATATGAACACCCTGAGGAAGCAGTAGATATTATTATAAATAAAAACTACGCATCAATAGAGGATAAGGAGCTTGCGGTAGAGCTTATAAAGAGCTATGGTTTCCCCTCTGCGGCAGAGCATGATGAAAACTGGGACTCACACGTTGAATCTGACGTAAAGTATTTTGTTGACGGACTTGCGAAGATAGGATATCTAAAAAGTGACCCCGATCAGTTTGCAAAAGATATTTATCAGAAAGTTGAGGTTCAAAAATGA